CGAAATTTTTAGCTGTTCCGTCTGCTGCTTACTCGCTCTGGCGCTACATGGGTCGCAACAACCGCACGTACAAAACCGCTCGCCCCCATTTCTTCAGCCATATCTTGTTCATTAACGAAAAAGGCCTTGCACAGCAAGACCTTTTACGTTGGGTAGTACGCGGCTTGGGCTATCTCACCTCAACAATATCCAAAGCCCGATTCGCCAACAGCTCACTCACCTCGATCACCTGCAAAATCCCCAACGCAACCCGCCTTCGCGAACCATCCAGATCGAACGCAAGATCACCGATCATCGCATTCACCGAAGCCAGGTTTTCACTCAGATTCGCCAGCAAACACTCAGAGTCCACATTCGGATCAATCCGGAAGATGGAGTCGGTTTTGTCTGACTTTTCGTCCTTAGGCTTGGGCTTCAGGTAGTAATCCAACGCCCGCGTGGCAGCATCGTCGATTTTCTTGTTGCGGGCAGACTGAGCACGGGAGACGTGTTCGTCGGTAACTGGGGGATTCGGTGTAATTTTGACCATGGTCTTAACTCTCTATTGAGGCCACGACCCGTTCGCTGCTAAACGAATTGGGAGGCAGCTGTACGCAGGTTAGCAGACCGACGAGTTAAGAAATCGGCGCGCCCGAGGGCGCCCTGCGCACAGCCACCATTAAGTGCAGGGATGGGGATTCCTGACTGATGACGCGTTGTGCGACTTAACTCGGCGAGCTGCTAAACCCGATCACTGATGAGCAGTGACAGGTCCCAAACTACCGACGTAACCCAAGGCGCACAAGCCGGCGGATTCTGGCGTAGTTGTAGGCAAAGGCGCAAGGCGCTGTGGGCTGGCGAGGCTTCGTGGCGGTGTCTGTCGGGCTTTACTGACAAGGCTTCATTTGGCTGGCATGAGCGGTTGGCCGATGGATGGAGAGGGGCTGCTGCGCAGCCCAGCGGGAGCAAGCTCCCTCGCCACGGGGTTCGGCGTTTATTCACCTGAGCAGCGTAGATCTGTCCCCTTTTGGAGACAGCACCTATCCCGGGCAGCTCAACTGTTCAGGACGAAGCTCAATGGAAAAGAGTTTGGTGTTCCTGGCCAGATAGACATGCTCCTGGTGAAACTTGAACCTACCCATCATCGCCAGGAGCTGCGGTTCCTTGCAGACCAGTTGCTCCAGACTACGCCGTATTCCCGCCTCCATGCTGGCCTTGCGTTCCTCGGAGAGGCTGCTTGCTGCCAAGTCGATCCTGTAGCGGTAGAAGATCGTGTCGCCGTAGATGAAACCGACGTATTCAAGTGTGGTTATCGCATCCACTTGCTTTGGGAGGGTCGCGTCCAACTGGGCGAGGTGCTGGACCAGCTGCGCCTGTTGGGCCACCTTCTCCCGCTCGGCCTTGAGCGCGAAATAGCGTCCAACCCCGGCAATCAGTACCACCGCAGCGATACCCAGATAGAAATTACGCGGGTTGCGCCGCTTCTTCGGCGCCAACTTCATCAACATACTAATGACTCGTCCTGAGCATGAAAAAGCCCCTAGCGAAACCAGGGGCCACGGGTGAAAACGGCATAGCCTGACACAATCCCCTGACAGCCTATAGCCGTTGCCGCGACAGAATGGTTTTCAAGGCGTCACAAAATATCTTTCCACTCCATCCCCTCCCGCAAAGCCCCCATCCGCTCCAGCAAAGTCCCCTTCCGTCCCCCACCCCGATAATCCCCCGCTTCACCCACCCCAAGCGCTACAACCGAGCACCGCGTCCCTCCCATGAACCTACGCACTTTCATTCGCAGCTACTGCCTCAACTCCAGGCTCGCCACGAATGCACTCACCCGCCTGCACAAATCGCTCTCCTCCCTGGTCGCCTACCTGGCCCAGCAAGGCTTCGATTCCAACATTTGGCCCGCCACCCGCGATGAAGCCGAGTTGGACCGTCACCTCAACAACCTGTGCCCTGAGCTGGCGACAACGGTGTTCACCCATGCCCGCGAAGGCATCATCCTGGTCGATCCGTTCGGCCGGGTCATTGGCGTAAACGAGGCCTTCACCCGTCTCACCGGTTACGGTCAGGAAGAGCTACAAGGACGCGAGTTGAATTCCCACCGCATGGTCCGTCGCCTCACCGCTTTTTACGCCCCCATGAAAAACGCGCTGGATTTCCATGGCCATTGGTCCGGCGAGATCCAAAGCAATCACAAGGACGGCCGGGAGATGACGTCGCGGATCAGCATCAGCGCGGTGCATGACCGTCACGGCAATGTTCAGCACTACGTGGCGTTGTTCAGCGACATGACGCAGATGAAGCAGCGTTTGCAGTTGCTGGAGCGGGACGCGCGGTATGACGCGCTCACGCAGTTGCCCAATCGATTGTTGTTGGCCGAACGGATGCGGCAGGCGTTGGGCAAGGCGCGGATTTATCAGCAGAAGGTGGCGATCGCGTTTATTGACCTGGATGGGTTCAAGGCCCTGAACGACAGTTATGGCCATGACTGGGGCGATCGGGTGTTGCAGATTGTCGCGGCGCGGATCAATGCGACGTTGCGTGAAGGCGATACGTTGGCCCGGCTCGGGGGTGATGAGTTTGTCGCCGGGCTGGTGGGTTTGCATGCGGAAGAGGACAGCGAGCCGTTACTCAAGCGGATGTTGGCGGCGGCGAATGCGCCGATTGTGATTGGTGCGCAAAAAGTAGAGATCGCGGCGAGTATCGGGGTGGCGTTTTACCCTGAGCACGGGCATGAGATCGATGGGTTGATCAGCAAGGCGGATCAGGCCATGTACTTGTCGAAGAAGGCTGGCGGTAATCGCCTGGCGTTTTGTCCGACGCGGTTTATTTCGCTCAATAGCGAAGTCTGACGGTGCTGCCGACGGTGCGTTCGCTGCCGGTCATGACGCCGTAGTCGCCGGCGCCGAGCAGTGAGTAGACGGCGGTGATGTAGTTGCGGTCGAAGACGTTGCGCACCCAGCCTTCGACTTCCCAGGCACGGTCCTGGCTGCGCAGGCCCAAGCGCAGGTTGGTGAGGCCGTAGCTCGGTTGATAGCTGCCGTCGCCACCTTCGAGCGTGCCGTAGTAGCCGGTGCGGAAGCTGTAGTCGACGCCGCTGTAGAGTTCCAGGCCGTAGGGCAGCGGGTGGGTGTGGTCGAGGCCGCTGCTGAGGCTCCATTCCGGCGCGTTGTAGAGGCGCTCGCCGCTAAGGTCGCAGGTCCATTGGCCCGAGGCCGGCGGGCACGGGGCGTTGGGGAAGCTGCGGTAGCGCGCATCGCTCCAGGCCACGCCCAGGCGGCCGGTGAGTTGCGGGGTGAGTTGCCAGGCGGAATCAAGTTCGATGCCGCGCAGGCGGACTTTGCCGACGTTGATCAGGTTGTCCCGCAGCGGGGGCGCGAACAGCGATGTGGGCGGGCTGTAGGTGAGCGCCTGGTAGTCGTCGACGTCGGTCTGATAGACGGCGAGATCGAGCATCGCGCGCTGGTCCCAGAACCGCGTCTTCATGCCCACTTCCAGGGACGTGGCCCGCTCGGGCTCGAAGGTGGGCGCGGTGAACGGGCCGATCACGTCGAAGTTGATGCCGCCGGCCTTGTAGCCCCGCGACCAACTGACGTAACCCATCATCCCGTCGTTGAAGCGGTAGCTGGCGCTGAGCAGGCCGGAGACGTTATTTTCTTTGATGGAGTCTTCGCGGTAGTAAGCACGGCCGAGGGCGATGTCCCGCAGCAGTTGCCCGCCCACTTGGAACACCGGGGGCAAACCCGTCAGCGGGGCGAGGTTGCTGACGTCGCGGGAGATCCAGCCGTCCTTGCGCTCCTGGCTGTAGCGCAGGCCGCCGGTGAGTTCCAGCGGGTCAATCGGGCGCCAGGAGAGTTGGCCGAAAACGGCGCGGCTGTCGCCGTTCTGCTCGCCGTCGTAGCGTTGCCGCGCACCGTCCAGCAACAGGGCCGGCACTTGGCTCGGATCGGTGATGTTGATGCCCAGTTTTTTCAACTGCTCCAGTTGATCGCCGACGAACCAGGACGCGGCGTCCTTGCCGTATTCGACGTCGATCTGGCGGTAGAGCTGTTGGCGCAGGTAATACAGGCCGGCGACGTAATCGACGGACGAGCCGGCCGTGCCGGACAGGCGCCATTCCTGGCTGAACTGCCGGTGGTCCAAAGCGGCTTCGGATTGCATCACCGAGCGTGCGGTACTGTCGGCGTCACGGTCGGCGCGGTAATCCCAGTCGCGGTAGGCGGTGATGCTGGCCAAGCGCATGGCCTCGTCGAGGTCCCAGTTCAATTCCAGCGAGACACCGTTCTGCAGGGTTTGCGGATGTCCCGGCGCGTCGATGCGGGATTCGCGTTTGTAGGGGTCGGGCTCGGCCAGCGGATAGCCGAGGAATTTGGCGCGCTTGCGGGTTTGCTCGCCGTAGTGATTGACCAGCAGCACGTTGCCGGCTTCGTTCTGCTCGGCGTAGTCGGCGATCAGGCGGGCGCTGAAGTCGCTGTTCGGCGTCCACAGCAATTGGCCGCGCAGGCCGTGGCCGTCAGCATCGCCGAGGCGGCTGCCGTCTTGCAGGTTTTCCACAGAACCTTCGCTGGAGCTGTCGAACACGTTGAGCCGACCCGCAAGCACGTCGTCTTGCAGCGGCCCGGAAACCGTCCCGCGATATTCCCGCAGGCCACGCTCACCGTAGCTGGCTTCGAGGTTGGCTTCGGGCTGGAAGGTGGGTTGTCTGGTGACGATGTTCAGCGCGCCGGCGGTGGTGTTTTTGCCGAACAAGGTGCCTTGGGGGCCGCGCAAAACTTCGATGCGCTCGATGTCCATCAACTCGGTGAAGGCCATGCCCTGGCGCGCCTGGTAAACGCCATCAACGTAGGTGCCGACGCCGCCTTCCAGGCCATCGTTGTAGGCGGTCGCACCGAAGCCGCGCAGGCCGAAGCCGGCGTAGCGGGCGTCGTGGCCGGACACGATCAATCCGGGCACGCGTTGTTGGATGTCTTGCAACCGGTGCAGGCCGGCCTCGTCCAGTTGCTCGCCGTAGAGGACGTTGATCGGGATCGGCACGTCTTGCGGGTCTTCTTCGCGACGGCGAGCGGTGACGGTGGTTGCGTCGAGCGTGAGGGCGCTGGGCGTCTCCTGTTCCGCCTGGGTCGACACCCAGGGCAACGCGCAAAGGCTGCCGAGCAAGAGCAGCCGATAACCCAGACCCGGCATGCTAGAACTCCCGAGCCATCGCGCGATGCACCGTGTCCTGGCAAACCAGCGTTTTGATCCGCGCCAGCAATTCGCGGCTGTCGGCGGGCTTGAGCAGCACCGCGTCGAAGGTCAGGTCTTGCGGGTAATCTTCCGGCCTGCGTGGCGGGATCGCTGAATAGAGCATCACCGGCAGGTCGTGCTCACGGTCGCGCACCTGTCGTAGCAGTTCCCAACCGTCCATGCCGGGCATCATCTGGTCGCTGATCAGCAGGTCGATCGGTTGCTCCGCCAGGCAGGCCAAGGCGTCTTCGCCGTGCGTTGCGATGCTGACGTCGAAACCGTAGCCAGCCAGCAGGTCGTAGAGCCATTCACTGTTCTGCTCGACGTCGTCCACCAGCAGCACATGTTTGCCCTCGCCATCCAGCGGCGTGACGTTGTTATCGACGATGCCGTTTTCCAGGTCGTGTTCCTGGGCGCATTTGAGTTGCAGGCGAAAACTGAAGTGGCTGCCCTGCCCCGTGGCCTGGGGTTCGAGGCGGCTGTCCATGCGCTCCAGCAATTGGCTGACGATGGACAGGCCCAGCCCGCTGCCTTCGTAGCGTTGCGCGTTGCGGCCACGGCGGAACGGTTGCAGCAGTTGTTCGAATTCATGCGGGTCGATGCCGATGCCGGTGTCGATCACGCTGAAGCGCAGTTCCACGGTGTTTGCGGTTGCACCTGGGCCACCGTTCACCTCGAAACGAATCTGGCCGTTGCGGGTGAATTTCGCCGCGTTCGCCAAAAGGTTCATGAGCACCTGCCGAAGCCGTTTGAAGTCGGCCTCCACCAGCGGTGGCAGGTCATCCGCCAGTACCGCGTTGAAGCTGTTGCCCTGGCGCGCGGCGAGAAAGCCCGCCTCGCCTGCGATCTCTTGGAGGAAGCCGTACAGATAACCCGGCGCGAGGGCCAGTTGCATCTGCTCCAGTTCGCCACGGGCAAACTCGAGCATCTCGTCGATCAGCTCCAGTTGCTGGCGGGCGTTGCGCTCGATGGTCGCTTGATAGTCGCGGTTCGGCCCAGCGTGGAGCAGGCGCGCGTAGTCGATGATGCGCACCAGCGGCGAGCGCAGGTCGTGGCTGATCCGCGCCATCAACGCACTGCGCGCCTCGAGGGATTCGCGCAATTGCGAGGTGCGCAGCGCCACGGTGCTTTCCAGGCGTTCATGCTCGGCCTGGCGTTGTTGTTCGAGGGTGGACAGGGCGTGCTTTTCGCGGTGGCGGCTGCGGGCGACTTCCGTGATCAATGTGCACACCAGCAACACCACGCCCGGCAGGGTCGACGACAGGCTGTATTTACTTTCCGGCGATTGCCAGGGCAATTGTTCTTGGGGAAATAGAATCCGCATCAGCAGTTGCGTCAGCAATAGCCCCGGCACCAGCCATGCCATCCAGTTGTAGGCCAGACGCCTGCGCCACGCCATAAACAAGGTGGGGAGCAGCGCGCCGTAGAAACTCATCAGCGAGATTTGGACAATCAGGGCGCCCTGGGCCGGGTCGGCCTTGAGCCACCAGAGTCGGCCGAAGACACAGCCCAACAGCGGCACCCAGTAGCTCCAGCCAATGAGCTTGGGCAGTTGGGAAACCTGCAATAGCACGCGCATGTAGGCCAGGAACAGGACGATCGAGGTTGCACTGGCGAAGGTCAGCAGCTCGCGTGTCCAGCCCAGTGCGCTGGGCCAGTAGATCAGGTAGCCGTTGAGGATGCAGCTCAACAGGATGTAGCTGAGTACCGCGCCGGCATTCACCGTCAGCAGTCGGGAGCGGAGGATCCTGCCGACGATAAAGCCGAACGGCACCACCAGCAGGACAATGCCGAGGGTGAGTCCGTCACTCAGGTAGGTCTGTTGCTGACTGCGCAACAGCGCGGGCTCGGACCACAGTTCCGGCTCCAACAGCATCTGGAAATTGGTCGCCACCCGGACGAACACCGTGGTGCTCTCCCCCGCCGCCAACGTGACGGGAAACGCCGGTTGACGCGCTGCCGGCCGAGGCCATCCGGCCAGGGGATAGGCGGCTCCGCCATGGGCATCCTGCCCCGGCTGGTAGACGCGGATGTCTTCCAGGCGCGGCGCGCCGATCACCAGCAGGCGCGAACACGTCGCAGCGCTTGAGTTGGTCAGTTGTAATTTCAACCAGAAGGCCGAGCGACTGTAACCCTGCGTCGGCCAGCCTGGAGTCGCCACCTTGAAATCGGCGTCAGGCCGTTGCGCGACTTCTTGCAGGCTCAGGCGTGCCTGGGTGTCCTCGAAAATCTGCACCACCGGCATCAGGTTCAGATAGTCGGTGCGGCAGATATCCACAGGCGCCGCACGCAGCACACCTGTGGATAACATCATTATCGTCAGCAACAGTAATTGTAGAAGCCGCATCAGGCGCGCCCGGCCGACTCGGTTTCAACGATGCCCAGGGCTTGCTGGCGAAACTGGCTGGGCGTCATGCCGATTCGCTGGCGGAAGGCGGTGGTGAAATTGCAGGCGTTGCGAAAGCCCACCAGCTCGGCGACGTCCTGCACGCTCATGGCGCTTTCGCAGAGCAGATCCTGGCCGCGTCGCAAACGCGCGTCGCGAATATAGGCGAACACGGTCATGCCCAGGTGCTCGCGAAAAATCGCGGTGAGACGTTTTTCATGGGTGCCGACCTTTTGCGCGAGGCTGGCCAGGGACGGGATGTCGTCCAACTGGTTTTCAATCAGTCGCATCGCCGCGCGCAGGACGATTTCGTCGCCTTGCGGTTCCGGATCGGCCGGGCTGGCTTGAACGGTTGGCGGCGCGCGCCAGGTCAATTGCAGGTGGATCTTGATGCGTGCGAGCACTTCTTCCGGGGCGCAGGATTTGGGGATGTAATCGACGCCACCGACGGTCAAGCCTTCAAGGCGTTCCATCGAGCTGTTGCCCGACGACAGAAAGAGAATGGGCGTCTGCCGGGTCGCCGGAGCCTCGCGCAGAAGCCTGCACAGGCTGAAACCGTTCATATGCGGCATGTGCACGTCCAGCACGATCAGGTCCGGGCGCAAGGCCAATGCGCGCTGATAACCCTGGAGGGCATCGCTGGCCAGGGAAACGCGCCAGGGCTGCGCCTTCAATAGAACAAGCGTTGCGCGGATGTCCTCCGGGACATCGTCAATCAGCAGAATATGCGGCGGCTCGGATGACACCGCCGCGCCCCCAGCCATCGCCGCCCGCCTTTCGTATCGTCCGTCGTCCATTCGCTACGTTCTCTTATCGTGCTTTTTCCAATTCAATTGCCGGAGCAACAGGATTTTTCAAAACAATTCGATGGATCAGTAAAAAATCGTTATACCGATAGCGGCAGGTCCGGCGAAGACTTGAAGGCGCCCAACTATCCTTGGTCGCTAT
This genomic interval from Pseudomonas alvandae contains the following:
- a CDS encoding hybrid sensor histidine kinase/response regulator, translated to MLSTGVLRAAPVDICRTDYLNLMPVVQIFEDTQARLSLQEVAQRPDADFKVATPGWPTQGYSRSAFWLKLQLTNSSAATCSRLLVIGAPRLEDIRVYQPGQDAHGGAAYPLAGWPRPAARQPAFPVTLAAGESTTVFVRVATNFQMLLEPELWSEPALLRSQQQTYLSDGLTLGIVLLVVPFGFIVGRILRSRLLTVNAGAVLSYILLSCILNGYLIYWPSALGWTRELLTFASATSIVLFLAYMRVLLQVSQLPKLIGWSYWVPLLGCVFGRLWWLKADPAQGALIVQISLMSFYGALLPTLFMAWRRRLAYNWMAWLVPGLLLTQLLMRILFPQEQLPWQSPESKYSLSSTLPGVVLLVCTLITEVARSRHREKHALSTLEQQRQAEHERLESTVALRTSQLRESLEARSALMARISHDLRSPLVRIIDYARLLHAGPNRDYQATIERNARQQLELIDEMLEFARGELEQMQLALAPGYLYGFLQEIAGEAGFLAARQGNSFNAVLADDLPPLVEADFKRLRQVLMNLLANAAKFTRNGQIRFEVNGGPGATANTVELRFSVIDTGIGIDPHEFEQLLQPFRRGRNAQRYEGSGLGLSIVSQLLERMDSRLEPQATGQGSHFSFRLQLKCAQEHDLENGIVDNNVTPLDGEGKHVLLVDDVEQNSEWLYDLLAGYGFDVSIATHGEDALACLAEQPIDLLISDQMMPGMDGWELLRQVRDREHDLPVMLYSAIPPRRPEDYPQDLTFDAVLLKPADSRELLARIKTLVCQDTVHRAMAREF
- a CDS encoding DUF6124 family protein, which gives rise to MVKITPNPPVTDEHVSRAQSARNKKIDDAATRALDYYLKPKPKDEKSDKTDSIFRIDPNVDSECLLANLSENLASVNAMIGDLAFDLDGSRRRVALGILQVIEVSELLANRALDIVEVR
- a CDS encoding response regulator transcription factor is translated as MAGGAAVSSEPPHILLIDDVPEDIRATLVLLKAQPWRVSLASDALQGYQRALALRPDLIVLDVHMPHMNGFSLCRLLREAPATRQTPILFLSSGNSSMERLEGLTVGGVDYIPKSCAPEEVLARIKIHLQLTWRAPPTVQASPADPEPQGDEIVLRAAMRLIENQLDDIPSLASLAQKVGTHEKRLTAIFREHLGMTVFAYIRDARLRRGQDLLCESAMSVQDVAELVGFRNACNFTTAFRQRIGMTPSQFRQQALGIVETESAGRA
- a CDS encoding TonB-dependent receptor translates to MPGLGYRLLLLGSLCALPWVSTQAEQETPSALTLDATTVTARRREEDPQDVPIPINVLYGEQLDEAGLHRLQDIQQRVPGLIVSGHDARYAGFGLRGFGATAYNDGLEGGVGTYVDGVYQARQGMAFTELMDIERIEVLRGPQGTLFGKNTTAGALNIVTRQPTFQPEANLEASYGERGLREYRGTVSGPLQDDVLAGRLNVFDSSSEGSVENLQDGSRLGDADGHGLRGQLLWTPNSDFSARLIADYAEQNEAGNVLLVNHYGEQTRKRAKFLGYPLAEPDPYKRESRIDAPGHPQTLQNGVSLELNWDLDEAMRLASITAYRDWDYRADRDADSTARSVMQSEAALDHRQFSQEWRLSGTAGSSVDYVAGLYYLRQQLYRQIDVEYGKDAASWFVGDQLEQLKKLGINITDPSQVPALLLDGARQRYDGEQNGDSRAVFGQLSWRPIDPLELTGGLRYSQERKDGWISRDVSNLAPLTGLPPVFQVGGQLLRDIALGRAYYREDSIKENNVSGLLSASYRFNDGMMGYVSWSRGYKAGGINFDVIGPFTAPTFEPERATSLEVGMKTRFWDQRAMLDLAVYQTDVDDYQALTYSPPTSLFAPPLRDNLINVGKVRLRGIELDSAWQLTPQLTGRLGVAWSDARYRSFPNAPCPPASGQWTCDLSGERLYNAPEWSLSSGLDHTHPLPYGLELYSGVDYSFRTGYYGTLEGGDGSYQPSYGLTNLRLGLRSQDRAWEVEGWVRNVFDRNYITAVYSLLGAGDYGVMTGSERTVGSTVRLRY
- a CDS encoding sensor domain-containing diguanylate cyclase → MNLRTFIRSYCLNSRLATNALTRLHKSLSSLVAYLAQQGFDSNIWPATRDEAELDRHLNNLCPELATTVFTHAREGIILVDPFGRVIGVNEAFTRLTGYGQEELQGRELNSHRMVRRLTAFYAPMKNALDFHGHWSGEIQSNHKDGREMTSRISISAVHDRHGNVQHYVALFSDMTQMKQRLQLLERDARYDALTQLPNRLLLAERMRQALGKARIYQQKVAIAFIDLDGFKALNDSYGHDWGDRVLQIVAARINATLREGDTLARLGGDEFVAGLVGLHAEEDSEPLLKRMLAAANAPIVIGAQKVEIAASIGVAFYPEHGHEIDGLISKADQAMYLSKKAGGNRLAFCPTRFISLNSEV